In Zingiber officinale cultivar Zhangliang chromosome 1A, Zo_v1.1, whole genome shotgun sequence, a genomic segment contains:
- the LOC122036592 gene encoding uncharacterized protein LOC122036592 isoform X2, whose amino-acid sequence MEIKYSIDDIVVQDPPTEEFSASDLTWTKYESFEHHVDDVALIPYERVEAFINGECSIAEHPTRFHIERGRKREKGSLKENKSDEYLLYRLYWCSFGPENYGEGGTILPSRRYRLNTRNRAARPQSMRGCTCHFAIKCLYARPSVALIIYHERRHVNKSGFICHGPLDRDAIGPGAKKVPYICSEIQQQTMSLIYLGIPEENILQTHIEGVQRYCGPNASDNSLASQYVQKLGMIIKRSTHELDLDDQASIRMWVEKNKKSVFFYQDSSETDPFILGIQTEWQLQQMIRFCHQSIVACDSSFGISKLKDVAKWMKALMDRIHAVDSFWGIGGFIIDDPALEMDPIREIFCSPILFSLWRIRKSWLKNVVKKCGHIEVQRELFKRLGKIMYSIWTKDNPMDIMEELFQDFIDQTAFLQYFKAFWVPKIEMWLGTIKSLPLSSQESCGAIEGYHTKLKLKVYDDSHLGALQRVDWLVHKLTTEIHSGYWLDLYADESGSFQSVKEEYIFSTSWHRAKLISDDAVIFDDKEHHFAKVQSKKHCGQEYVVWNPGSEFALCDCSWSMQGNLCKHIIKVNLLCQHRKQHLPSMSFLSFQDVLLDHLKRPMDDSLALDLSMAWASQMQHKIQRIVELTTTGDIATVTQKLLLKWACRKGRTSAGKPSTTIALSTTTNGKITKRVTAKRKSRKRKRI is encoded by the exons TCCACattgaaagaggaagaaagagagagaaGGGCAGCCTGAAGGAAAACAAAAGTGATGAATACCTTCTATACAGGCT GTACTGGTGTTCTTTTGGTCCTGAGAATTATGGAGAGGGGGGAACTATATTGCCTAGCAGAAGATATAGACTTAACACAAGAAATCGTGCTGCTCGGCCACAATCCATGCGTGGTTGCACTTGCCATTTTGCCATCAAATGCTTGTATGCACGACCATCAGTTGCtcttatcatatatcatgagagGAGACATGTGAACAAATCTGGTTTCATATGCCATGGTCCTCTTGATCGAGATGCAATTGGCCCAGGTGCTAAGAAAGTCCCCTACATATGCAGTGAAATCCAACAACAGACCATGTCCTTGATTTATCTTGGTATTCCTGAAGAAAATATATTGCAAACTCATATAGAGGGTGTCCAACGTTATTGTGGTCCAAATGCAAGTGACAATAGTCTTGCTTCTCAGTATGTCCAGAAGCTTGGAATGATCATCAAGAGATCCACACACGAGCTAGATTTGGATGACCAAGCTAGTATTCGCATGTGGGTGGAGAAAAATAAGAAATCCGTGTTCTTCTACCAGGATTCTTCAGAGACTGATCCATTCATATTAGGAATTCAAACAGAGTGGCAGTTGCAGCAGATGATTAGGTTCTGTCATCAAAGCATTGTAGCATGTGACTCATCATTCGGCATAAGTAAGCTCAAG GATGTTGCTAAATGGATGAAAGCTCTCATGGACAGGATTCACGCTGTTGATTCTTTTTGGGGAATTGGTGGGTTTATTATCGATGATCCAGCTTTAGAGATGGACCCTATTAG GGAAATTTTTTGCTCTCCCATTCTCTTCTCACTATGGAGAATTCGTAAATCATGGCTCAAGAATGTTGTAAAGAAATGTGGTCACATTGAAGTTCAGCGAGAACTATTCAAACGTTTGGGCAAGATAATGTACAGCATATGGACCAAAGATAATCCTATGGATATCATGGAAGAATTATTTCAGGATTTCATTGATCAAACCGCCTTCCTTCAGTATTTCAAAGcattttgggttccaaaaattG AGATGTGGCTTGGAACTATTAAGAGTCTACCACTTTCTAGCCAGGAGTCCTGTGGCGCCATTGAAGGATATCATACAAAGCTGAAGCTGAAAGTCTATGATGATTCTCATCTTGGTGCGCTCCAGCGGGTGGATTGGTTAGTTCACAAGCTAACAACTGAAATTCATTCTGGTTATTGGCTTGACCTCTATGCTGATGAAAGCGGGTCCTTCCAATCAGTCAAAGAGGAATACATATTTTCCACTTCGTGGCACAGGGCCAAGCTGATTTCAGATGATGCTGTTATATTTGATGATAAAGAGCACCATTTTGCTAAGGTTCAAAGCAAGAAGCATTGTGGTCAAGAATACGTGGTCTGGAATCCGGGATCAGAATTTGCTCTCTGCGATTGTTCGTGGTCAATGCAAGGCAACCTATGCAAGCATATTATAAAGGTTAACTTGCTCTGCCAACACAGAAAACAGCACCTGCCTTCAATGTCATTCCTCTCATTTCAGGATGTCTTGCTTGATCATTTGAAGAGACCAATGGATGACTCACTCGCACTTGATCTATCCATGGCATGGGCTAGCCAAATGCAACACAAGATACAAAGAATTGTGGAACTTACTACTACTGGTGATATCGCCACAGTGACTCAGAAATTGCTCTTAAAATGGGCTTGTAGGAAAGGAAGGACATCAGCCGGTAAGCCATCGACTACTATTGCTCTTTCTACCACAACCAACGGGAAAATTACAAAGAGAGTTACAGCTAAGAGGAAGAGCCGCAAGCGCAAGAGAATCTAG
- the LOC122036608 gene encoding uncharacterized protein LOC122036608 isoform X2 has translation MSFISKKVLCIDREILHVKEGVLANIIHGTSDITNSTMAISAIKGTSANIIKSWVEEGCHLPPVKQFPLYRDSIIKRLTYTESEAKKVEMEQKIAEIQEHEKCRCRDCCIMNNQQNLMREIEEQLRINIFKAKYLYIKIYSQDEEHHHLRIWNPDYWEMIREFESVIIVVDCLIRALKSDWWHLSHKMAALEPKRITVMDNKIEDKQQGDAKIEDRSKTVEMKNEKTKLRSSESKIVKLVDKLEVTENLAAANCSPNNLENYEDLVANCLVEANQEEMENVQLSYDHDAEFALARGCQICYNDAEFANMVQSGQINTLFECEQWNSAASSEKTTEISSSESLCTIAEKKPEEMAIQHADSNIGQKNKYLNDLYDPPKTSKASKC, from the exons ATGAGCTTCATATCCAAGAAAGT ATTGTGTATTGATAGGGAGATTTTGCATGTGAAGGAAGGAGTCTTGGCAAACATCATCCATGGCACTTCAGATATCACAAATTCCACCATGGCCATCAGTGCCATTAAGGGGACTTCTGCAAACATCATCAAGAGCTGGGTTGAAGAGGGTTGCCACTTGCCACCAGTCAAACAGTTTCCACTATACCGAGATAGTATTATTAAGCGATTGACTTATACTGAATCAGAAGCCAAGAAAGTGGAGATGGAGCAAAAAATTGCAGAAATTCAAGAACACGAGAAATGTCGTTGTCGTGATTGTTGTATTATGAATAATCAGCAGAATTTGATGAGAGAAATTGAGGAGCAGCTAAGAATTAATATATTTAAGGCTAAATAcctgtatataaaaatttattcacaAGACGAAGAACATCATCATCTTAGGATTTGGAACCCAGACTATTGGGAAATGATCAGGGAGTTTGAGTCTGTGATAATAGTCGTAGACTGTCTGATAAGGGCATTGAAATCAGATTGGTGGCACTTGAGTCATAAGATGGCAGCTTTGGAGCCAAAAAGAATCACCGTGATGGATAATAAAATTGAAGACAAACAACAAGGTGATGCCAAGATTGAGGACCGTTCAAAGACGGTAGAGATGAAAAATGAGAAGACAAAACTTAGGAGCTCAGAATCCAAAATTGTAAAGCTCGTTGACAAGTTGGAGGTTACAGAAAATCTGGCTGCCGCCAATTGCTCTCCAAACAATCTTGAG AATTATGAAGACTTGGTGGCAAATTGCTTAGTAGAAGCAAACCAAGAAGAAATGGAAAATGTACAACTATCATACGATCATGATGCAGAATTTGCATTGGCCAGAGGGTGTCAGATTTGTTACAATGATGCAGAATTTGCAAACATGGTGCAATCTGGGCAGATAAATACTTTGTTTGAGTGTGAGCAATGGAATTCTGCGGCATCCAGTGAGAAAACAACAGAAATTTCTTCAAGTGAGAGCTTGTGCACTATAGCAGAGAAGAAGCCAGAAGAGATGGCAATTCAACATGCAGATTCCAACATTGGGCAGAAGAACAAGTACTTGAATGACTTGTACGATCCACCAAAAACCAGCAAAGCGTCAAAGTGTTAG
- the LOC122036608 gene encoding uncharacterized protein LOC122036608 isoform X3, translated as MSFISKKVEILHVKEGVLANIIHGTSDITNSTMAISAIKGTSANIIKSWVEEGCHLPPVKQFPLYRDSIIKRLTYTESEAKKVEMEQKIAEIQEHEKCRCRDCCIMNNQQNLMREIEEQLRINIFKAKYLYIKIYSQDEEHHHLRIWNPDYWEMIREFESVIIVVDCLIRALKSDWWHLSHKMAALEPKRITVMDNKIEDKQQGDAKIEDRSKTVEMKNEKTKLRSSESKIVKLVDKLEVTENLAAANCSPNNLENYEDLVANCLVEANQEEMENVQLSYDHDAEFALARGCQICYNDAEFANMVQSGQINTLFECEQWNSAASSEKTTEISSSESLCTIAEKKPEEMAIQHADSNIGQKNKYLNDLYDPPKTSKASKC; from the exons ATGAGCTTCATATCCAAGAAAGT GGAGATTTTGCATGTGAAGGAAGGAGTCTTGGCAAACATCATCCATGGCACTTCAGATATCACAAATTCCACCATGGCCATCAGTGCCATTAAGGGGACTTCTGCAAACATCATCAAGAGCTGGGTTGAAGAGGGTTGCCACTTGCCACCAGTCAAACAGTTTCCACTATACCGAGATAGTATTATTAAGCGATTGACTTATACTGAATCAGAAGCCAAGAAAGTGGAGATGGAGCAAAAAATTGCAGAAATTCAAGAACACGAGAAATGTCGTTGTCGTGATTGTTGTATTATGAATAATCAGCAGAATTTGATGAGAGAAATTGAGGAGCAGCTAAGAATTAATATATTTAAGGCTAAATAcctgtatataaaaatttattcacaAGACGAAGAACATCATCATCTTAGGATTTGGAACCCAGACTATTGGGAAATGATCAGGGAGTTTGAGTCTGTGATAATAGTCGTAGACTGTCTGATAAGGGCATTGAAATCAGATTGGTGGCACTTGAGTCATAAGATGGCAGCTTTGGAGCCAAAAAGAATCACCGTGATGGATAATAAAATTGAAGACAAACAACAAGGTGATGCCAAGATTGAGGACCGTTCAAAGACGGTAGAGATGAAAAATGAGAAGACAAAACTTAGGAGCTCAGAATCCAAAATTGTAAAGCTCGTTGACAAGTTGGAGGTTACAGAAAATCTGGCTGCCGCCAATTGCTCTCCAAACAATCTTGAG AATTATGAAGACTTGGTGGCAAATTGCTTAGTAGAAGCAAACCAAGAAGAAATGGAAAATGTACAACTATCATACGATCATGATGCAGAATTTGCATTGGCCAGAGGGTGTCAGATTTGTTACAATGATGCAGAATTTGCAAACATGGTGCAATCTGGGCAGATAAATACTTTGTTTGAGTGTGAGCAATGGAATTCTGCGGCATCCAGTGAGAAAACAACAGAAATTTCTTCAAGTGAGAGCTTGTGCACTATAGCAGAGAAGAAGCCAGAAGAGATGGCAATTCAACATGCAGATTCCAACATTGGGCAGAAGAACAAGTACTTGAATGACTTGTACGATCCACCAAAAACCAGCAAAGCGTCAAAGTGTTAG
- the LOC122036592 gene encoding uncharacterized protein LOC122036592 isoform X1: protein MEIKYSIDDIVVQDPPTEEFSASDLTWTKYESFEHHVDDVALIPYERVEAFINGECSIAEHPTRFHIERGRKREKGSLKENKSDEYLLYRLYWCSFGPENYGEGGTILPSRRYRLNTRNRAARPQSMRGCTCHFAIKCLYARPSVALIIYHERRHVNKSGFICHGPLDRDAIGPGAKKVPYICSEIQQQTMSLIYLGIPEENILQTHIEGVQRYCGPNASDNSLASQYVQKLGMIIKRSTHELDLDDQASIRMWVEKNKKSVFFYQDSSETDPFILGIQTEWQLQQMIRFCHQSIVACDSSFGISKLKYPLYTLLAFDSRQHALPVAWVITRTITKQDVAKWMKALMDRIHAVDSFWGIGGFIIDDPALEMDPIREIFCSPILFSLWRIRKSWLKNVVKKCGHIEVQRELFKRLGKIMYSIWTKDNPMDIMEELFQDFIDQTAFLQYFKAFWVPKIEMWLGTIKSLPLSSQESCGAIEGYHTKLKLKVYDDSHLGALQRVDWLVHKLTTEIHSGYWLDLYADESGSFQSVKEEYIFSTSWHRAKLISDDAVIFDDKEHHFAKVQSKKHCGQEYVVWNPGSEFALCDCSWSMQGNLCKHIIKVNLLCQHRKQHLPSMSFLSFQDVLLDHLKRPMDDSLALDLSMAWASQMQHKIQRIVELTTTGDIATVTQKLLLKWACRKGRTSAGKPSTTIALSTTTNGKITKRVTAKRKSRKRKRI from the exons TCCACattgaaagaggaagaaagagagagaaGGGCAGCCTGAAGGAAAACAAAAGTGATGAATACCTTCTATACAGGCT GTACTGGTGTTCTTTTGGTCCTGAGAATTATGGAGAGGGGGGAACTATATTGCCTAGCAGAAGATATAGACTTAACACAAGAAATCGTGCTGCTCGGCCACAATCCATGCGTGGTTGCACTTGCCATTTTGCCATCAAATGCTTGTATGCACGACCATCAGTTGCtcttatcatatatcatgagagGAGACATGTGAACAAATCTGGTTTCATATGCCATGGTCCTCTTGATCGAGATGCAATTGGCCCAGGTGCTAAGAAAGTCCCCTACATATGCAGTGAAATCCAACAACAGACCATGTCCTTGATTTATCTTGGTATTCCTGAAGAAAATATATTGCAAACTCATATAGAGGGTGTCCAACGTTATTGTGGTCCAAATGCAAGTGACAATAGTCTTGCTTCTCAGTATGTCCAGAAGCTTGGAATGATCATCAAGAGATCCACACACGAGCTAGATTTGGATGACCAAGCTAGTATTCGCATGTGGGTGGAGAAAAATAAGAAATCCGTGTTCTTCTACCAGGATTCTTCAGAGACTGATCCATTCATATTAGGAATTCAAACAGAGTGGCAGTTGCAGCAGATGATTAGGTTCTGTCATCAAAGCATTGTAGCATGTGACTCATCATTCGGCATAAGTAAGCTCAAG TATCCATTATATACACTCCTTGCTTTTGACTCTAGGCAACATGCTTTACCTGTTGCTTGGGTCATAACCCGAACTATCACTAAGCAGGATGTTGCTAAATGGATGAAAGCTCTCATGGACAGGATTCACGCTGTTGATTCTTTTTGGGGAATTGGTGGGTTTATTATCGATGATCCAGCTTTAGAGATGGACCCTATTAG GGAAATTTTTTGCTCTCCCATTCTCTTCTCACTATGGAGAATTCGTAAATCATGGCTCAAGAATGTTGTAAAGAAATGTGGTCACATTGAAGTTCAGCGAGAACTATTCAAACGTTTGGGCAAGATAATGTACAGCATATGGACCAAAGATAATCCTATGGATATCATGGAAGAATTATTTCAGGATTTCATTGATCAAACCGCCTTCCTTCAGTATTTCAAAGcattttgggttccaaaaattG AGATGTGGCTTGGAACTATTAAGAGTCTACCACTTTCTAGCCAGGAGTCCTGTGGCGCCATTGAAGGATATCATACAAAGCTGAAGCTGAAAGTCTATGATGATTCTCATCTTGGTGCGCTCCAGCGGGTGGATTGGTTAGTTCACAAGCTAACAACTGAAATTCATTCTGGTTATTGGCTTGACCTCTATGCTGATGAAAGCGGGTCCTTCCAATCAGTCAAAGAGGAATACATATTTTCCACTTCGTGGCACAGGGCCAAGCTGATTTCAGATGATGCTGTTATATTTGATGATAAAGAGCACCATTTTGCTAAGGTTCAAAGCAAGAAGCATTGTGGTCAAGAATACGTGGTCTGGAATCCGGGATCAGAATTTGCTCTCTGCGATTGTTCGTGGTCAATGCAAGGCAACCTATGCAAGCATATTATAAAGGTTAACTTGCTCTGCCAACACAGAAAACAGCACCTGCCTTCAATGTCATTCCTCTCATTTCAGGATGTCTTGCTTGATCATTTGAAGAGACCAATGGATGACTCACTCGCACTTGATCTATCCATGGCATGGGCTAGCCAAATGCAACACAAGATACAAAGAATTGTGGAACTTACTACTACTGGTGATATCGCCACAGTGACTCAGAAATTGCTCTTAAAATGGGCTTGTAGGAAAGGAAGGACATCAGCCGGTAAGCCATCGACTACTATTGCTCTTTCTACCACAACCAACGGGAAAATTACAAAGAGAGTTACAGCTAAGAGGAAGAGCCGCAAGCGCAAGAGAATCTAG
- the LOC122036608 gene encoding uncharacterized protein LOC122036608 isoform X1 has protein sequence MRGLFEKSKEVDVRLLLSKLGFAVSLPIAGYLVVNSNQASSSSSASSEVGGAGKFVIRASSVAGRNFKDELHIQESEGVLANIIHGTSDITNSTMAISAIKGTSANIIKSWVEEGCHLPPVKQFPLYRDSIIKRLTYTESEAKKVEMEQKIAEIQEHEKCRCRDCCIMNNQQNLMREIEEQLRINIFKAKYLYIKIYSQDEEHHHLRIWNPDYWEMIREFESVIIVVDCLIRALKSDWWHLSHKMAALEPKRITVMDNKIEDKQQGDAKIEDRSKTVEMKNEKTKLRSSESKIVKLVDKLEVTENLAAANCSPNNLENYEDLVANCLVEANQEEMENVQLSYDHDAEFALARGCQICYNDAEFANMVQSGQINTLFECEQWNSAASSEKTTEISSSESLCTIAEKKPEEMAIQHADSNIGQKNKYLNDLYDPPKTSKASKC, from the exons ATGAGAGGTTTGTTTGAGAAAAGCAAAGAGGTGGACGTGAGGTTGCTGCtctcaaagctagggtttgctgTCTCTCTTCCCATCGCTGGCTATCTCGTGGTCAACTCCAATCAAGCGAGTTCTTCCTCTTcag CAAGCTCCGAAGTAGGCGGTGCTGGCAAATTTGTTATCCGTGCATCGTCTGTGGCTGGCAGAAACTTCAAAGATGAGCTTCATATCCAAGAAAGT GAAGGAGTCTTGGCAAACATCATCCATGGCACTTCAGATATCACAAATTCCACCATGGCCATCAGTGCCATTAAGGGGACTTCTGCAAACATCATCAAGAGCTGGGTTGAAGAGGGTTGCCACTTGCCACCAGTCAAACAGTTTCCACTATACCGAGATAGTATTATTAAGCGATTGACTTATACTGAATCAGAAGCCAAGAAAGTGGAGATGGAGCAAAAAATTGCAGAAATTCAAGAACACGAGAAATGTCGTTGTCGTGATTGTTGTATTATGAATAATCAGCAGAATTTGATGAGAGAAATTGAGGAGCAGCTAAGAATTAATATATTTAAGGCTAAATAcctgtatataaaaatttattcacaAGACGAAGAACATCATCATCTTAGGATTTGGAACCCAGACTATTGGGAAATGATCAGGGAGTTTGAGTCTGTGATAATAGTCGTAGACTGTCTGATAAGGGCATTGAAATCAGATTGGTGGCACTTGAGTCATAAGATGGCAGCTTTGGAGCCAAAAAGAATCACCGTGATGGATAATAAAATTGAAGACAAACAACAAGGTGATGCCAAGATTGAGGACCGTTCAAAGACGGTAGAGATGAAAAATGAGAAGACAAAACTTAGGAGCTCAGAATCCAAAATTGTAAAGCTCGTTGACAAGTTGGAGGTTACAGAAAATCTGGCTGCCGCCAATTGCTCTCCAAACAATCTTGAG AATTATGAAGACTTGGTGGCAAATTGCTTAGTAGAAGCAAACCAAGAAGAAATGGAAAATGTACAACTATCATACGATCATGATGCAGAATTTGCATTGGCCAGAGGGTGTCAGATTTGTTACAATGATGCAGAATTTGCAAACATGGTGCAATCTGGGCAGATAAATACTTTGTTTGAGTGTGAGCAATGGAATTCTGCGGCATCCAGTGAGAAAACAACAGAAATTTCTTCAAGTGAGAGCTTGTGCACTATAGCAGAGAAGAAGCCAGAAGAGATGGCAATTCAACATGCAGATTCCAACATTGGGCAGAAGAACAAGTACTTGAATGACTTGTACGATCCACCAAAAACCAGCAAAGCGTCAAAGTGTTAG